The following proteins are co-located in the Micromonospora viridifaciens genome:
- the recO gene encoding DNA repair protein RecO yields MAGYRRQLYRDDAVVLRVQKLGESDRIITLLTRGHGRLRAVARGVRRTTSRFGARLEPFGHVDLQLAGDPKGNQGSSLHTISQAEGIALYGKRFLGDYPRYTAASAIAETAERLTPVEREPSLRLFQLTLGALKSLARGDHATTLVLDAYLLRGMALAGWAPALSACAVCGTPGRHRAFSVPAGGAVCPDCRPPGAAHPAPATVDLMSALTTGDWTYADATETGVRRECSGLVAAHLQWHLERALRSLPLVDRGAPGSGTVPPPGAGPGVVPPRAGAGPAAAGVNRENT; encoded by the coding sequence ATGGCCGGGTACCGCCGACAGCTCTACCGCGACGACGCGGTGGTGCTGCGCGTGCAGAAGCTGGGCGAGTCCGACCGGATCATCACCCTGCTCACCCGCGGGCACGGCCGGCTGCGCGCGGTGGCCCGGGGGGTCCGGCGCACCACCAGCCGGTTCGGCGCCCGGTTGGAGCCGTTCGGGCACGTCGACCTCCAGCTCGCCGGCGACCCCAAGGGCAATCAGGGCAGCTCGCTGCACACCATCAGCCAGGCCGAGGGGATCGCCCTCTACGGCAAGCGCTTCCTCGGCGACTACCCCCGCTACACGGCGGCCAGCGCGATCGCCGAGACCGCGGAGCGGCTCACCCCGGTCGAGCGGGAGCCGTCGCTGCGGTTGTTCCAGCTCACCCTCGGCGCGTTGAAGTCGCTGGCCCGGGGCGACCACGCCACCACGCTGGTGCTCGACGCCTACCTGCTGCGCGGGATGGCACTGGCCGGCTGGGCGCCCGCGCTGTCCGCCTGCGCGGTCTGCGGCACGCCGGGGCGGCACCGGGCGTTCTCCGTACCGGCCGGGGGCGCGGTCTGCCCGGACTGCCGGCCGCCCGGCGCCGCCCACCCCGCCCCGGCCACCGTCGACCTGATGTCCGCGCTGACCACCGGCGACTGGACGTACGCGGACGCCACCGAGACCGGGGTACGCCGGGAGTGCAGCGGGCTGGTCGCGGCGCACCTCCAGTGGCACCTGGAGCGCGCGTTACGCTCGCTGCCGCTGGTCGACCGGGGTGCCCCGGGGTCCGGCACGGTCCCGCCGCCCGGCGCGGGGCCGGGTGTGGTCCCGCCGCGCGCCGGCGCCGGGCCCGCCGCCGCTGGCGTGAACAGGGAGAATACGTAG
- a CDS encoding energy-coupling factor transporter transmembrane component T family protein: protein MIGVEPVAVPGAPLARRNPVAKLAAALVFSFILIATLDPVAPAIAIAIELAALPLFGVRYRVLARQAWPLLASAGGILVTLVLFAADRSGRVLVEAGPVLVTEGVLVTALGLVLRMLAVALPGIVVFATTDATDLADALIQNAKAPARFAIGALAAFRLVPLLEQEWRMISMARRARGVDAGRNPVAKLRLFGSTAFALLVGAIRRGTRLAVAMDARGFDAGTPRTVARRQRFTRADGLLVVGAAVLAGGALTVSIVLGTFRPLIG from the coding sequence ATGATCGGGGTGGAGCCGGTCGCCGTGCCCGGGGCGCCACTGGCCCGGCGCAACCCCGTGGCGAAGCTGGCCGCCGCGTTGGTCTTCTCATTCATCCTGATCGCCACCCTGGACCCGGTGGCCCCGGCCATCGCCATCGCGATCGAGCTGGCGGCGCTGCCGCTGTTCGGCGTCCGCTACCGGGTGCTGGCCCGGCAGGCCTGGCCGTTGCTGGCCAGCGCCGGGGGCATTCTGGTCACCCTGGTGCTCTTCGCGGCCGACCGTTCCGGCCGGGTGCTGGTCGAGGCCGGCCCGGTCCTGGTCACCGAGGGAGTCCTGGTCACCGCGCTGGGGCTGGTGCTGCGCATGCTCGCGGTGGCACTGCCCGGGATCGTCGTCTTCGCCACCACCGACGCCACCGACCTGGCCGACGCGCTGATCCAGAACGCGAAGGCGCCGGCCCGGTTCGCCATCGGCGCGCTGGCCGCGTTCCGGCTGGTGCCGCTGCTGGAACAGGAGTGGCGGATGATCAGCATGGCCCGGCGGGCCCGGGGCGTGGACGCCGGCCGGAATCCGGTCGCCAAGCTGCGGCTCTTCGGGTCGACCGCGTTCGCCCTACTGGTCGGCGCGATCCGGCGGGGCACCCGGCTGGCGGTCGCGATGGACGCCCGCGGCTTCGACGCGGGGACGCCGCGTACGGTCGCCCGGCGGCAGCGGTTCACCCGGGCGGACGGCCTGCTGGTGGTCGGCGCGGCGGTGCTGGCCGGCGGGGCGCTGACGGTCAGCATCGTGCTCGGCACCTTCCGCCCCCTGATCGGCTGA
- the gndA gene encoding NADP-dependent phosphogluconate dehydrogenase, protein MAAQATAQIGVTGLAVMGRNLARNLARHGFTVAVHNRSPERTRSLIAEHGGEGAFVPSESMADFVASLERPRAVIVMVKAGGPTDAVIDELMPLLEAGDIVVDCGNAHFADTRRREEALRGHGLHFVGTGVSGGEEGALHGPSIMPGGSDESYRKLGPIFERIAAQVEGTPCCRHIGPDGSGHFVKMVHNGIEYADMQLIAEAYDLLRAGLSASPAEIAEIFREWNTGELESFLIEITADVLAHTDAATGRPFVDVVLDQAEQKGTGRWTVQSALDLGIPITAIAEATFARSLSGHADQRAAARRAFTEAGGTFPGVDRETFVEDVRRALLASKIVAYAQGFDHIRAGSREYDWGIDLGGTATIWRGGCIIRARFLDRIRQAYDAEPELPTLLVAPWFADRVGAGVPAWRRVVADAARAGVPTPAFASSLAWFDGLRAERLPAALIQGLRDNFGAHTYHRVDRAGTFHTLWAGDRSEVEA, encoded by the coding sequence ATGGCAGCGCAGGCGACGGCACAGATCGGCGTGACCGGCCTGGCGGTGATGGGCCGCAACCTGGCCCGGAACCTGGCCCGCCACGGCTTCACCGTCGCGGTGCACAACCGCTCGCCCGAGCGCACCCGCAGCCTCATCGCCGAGCACGGCGGCGAGGGCGCCTTCGTGCCGTCGGAGTCGATGGCCGACTTCGTCGCCTCGCTGGAGCGACCCCGCGCGGTGATCGTCATGGTGAAGGCGGGCGGCCCCACCGACGCGGTGATCGACGAGCTGATGCCGCTGCTGGAGGCGGGCGACATCGTCGTCGACTGCGGCAACGCGCACTTCGCCGACACCCGCCGGCGGGAGGAGGCGCTACGCGGGCACGGGCTGCACTTCGTCGGCACCGGGGTCTCCGGCGGCGAGGAGGGCGCGCTGCACGGCCCGAGCATCATGCCGGGCGGCTCGGACGAGTCCTACCGCAAGCTCGGCCCGATCTTCGAGCGGATCGCCGCGCAGGTGGAGGGCACCCCCTGCTGCCGGCACATCGGGCCGGACGGGTCCGGCCACTTCGTCAAGATGGTGCACAACGGCATCGAGTACGCCGACATGCAGCTCATCGCCGAGGCGTACGACCTGCTGCGGGCCGGCCTGTCGGCGAGCCCGGCGGAGATCGCGGAGATCTTCCGCGAGTGGAACACCGGCGAGCTGGAATCGTTCCTCATCGAGATCACCGCCGACGTGCTCGCGCACACCGACGCGGCGACCGGCCGGCCGTTCGTCGACGTGGTGCTCGACCAGGCCGAGCAGAAGGGCACCGGCCGGTGGACCGTGCAGAGCGCGCTCGACCTGGGCATCCCGATCACCGCCATCGCCGAGGCCACCTTCGCCCGGTCGCTCTCCGGCCACGCCGACCAGCGGGCCGCCGCCCGCCGCGCCTTCACCGAGGCGGGCGGGACGTTCCCCGGCGTCGACCGGGAGACCTTCGTCGAGGACGTGCGGCGCGCGCTGCTGGCCAGCAAGATCGTCGCGTACGCGCAGGGCTTCGATCACATCCGGGCCGGCAGCCGGGAGTACGACTGGGGCATCGACCTGGGTGGCACGGCCACCATCTGGCGGGGCGGCTGCATCATCCGGGCCCGCTTCCTGGACCGGATCCGCCAGGCGTACGACGCCGAGCCGGAACTGCCGACGCTGCTGGTGGCCCCGTGGTTCGCCGACCGGGTCGGCGCCGGGGTCCCCGCCTGGCGGCGGGTGGTGGCCGACGCGGCCCGGGCGGGCGTGCCCACGCCGGCGTTCGCGTCGTCGCTGGCCTGGTTCGACGGGCTGCGCGCCGAGCGGCTGCCGGCCGCCCTCATCCAGGGGCTGAGGGACAACTTCGGGGCGCACACCTACCACCGGGTGGACCGGGCGGGCACGTTCCACACGCTCTGGGCGGGCGACCGCTCCGAAGTGGAGGCGTGA
- a CDS encoding response regulator, with protein MIRVLIADDEALVRGGLRLILSAQPDLEVVADAADGEEAVQLANRLAPDVVLMDIHMTPTDGIAATERILAARSATRVIMLTTFDLDEYVYRALRAGASGFMLKTTPPRELAEAVRTAARGDALLSPSITRRLIDHYTATASVAGHPSLAELTARETEVLRMMALGLSNREIAGQLFVGEATVKTHVNRIFAKLGVRDRVQAVVLAYQSGVAQLRR; from the coding sequence ATGATCCGGGTCCTCATCGCCGACGACGAGGCGTTGGTGCGGGGCGGCCTCCGGCTGATCCTCTCCGCGCAGCCCGACCTCGAGGTCGTCGCCGACGCGGCCGACGGCGAGGAAGCCGTGCAGCTCGCGAACCGGCTCGCACCCGACGTGGTGCTGATGGACATCCACATGACGCCCACGGACGGGATCGCCGCGACCGAGCGGATCCTGGCCGCGCGCAGCGCGACCCGCGTCATCATGCTGACCACCTTCGACCTCGACGAGTACGTCTACCGGGCGTTGCGGGCAGGCGCCTCCGGCTTCATGCTCAAGACCACTCCGCCCCGGGAACTGGCCGAGGCGGTGCGGACGGCGGCCCGAGGCGACGCCCTGCTCTCCCCGTCGATCACCCGTCGCCTGATCGACCACTACACCGCGACGGCGTCCGTGGCCGGCCACCCGAGCCTGGCGGAGCTGACCGCCCGGGAGACCGAGGTGTTGCGGATGATGGCTCTCGGCCTGTCCAACCGCGAGATCGCCGGCCAGCTCTTCGTCGGCGAGGCGACCGTGAAGACGCATGTGAACCGCATCTTCGCCAAGCTCGGCGTGCGGGACCGGGTGCAGGCGGTCGTGCTGGCGTACCAGAGCGGCGTGGCGCAGCTCCGGCGGTAG
- a CDS encoding thioredoxin reductase, with protein MRDLRYEMTAALAAADLVEPASREAVVEVCAVVAERYCVEMGHTPAVRSGEIAELATGDPAPAWAPIPPESAERAW; from the coding sequence ATGCGCGATCTCCGGTACGAGATGACGGCCGCCCTGGCCGCGGCGGACCTGGTGGAGCCGGCCAGCCGGGAGGCGGTCGTCGAGGTCTGCGCCGTGGTCGCCGAACGGTACTGCGTCGAGATGGGCCACACCCCGGCCGTCCGCTCCGGCGAGATCGCCGAGCTGGCCACCGGCGATCCCGCGCCCGCCTGGGCCCCGATCCCGCCCGAGTCGGCCGAACGGGCCTGGTGA
- a CDS encoding acyltransferase family protein, with protein sequence MRNRYLDLLRFLAIVRVVIYHVVGSAALTLVFPAMSVMFALAGSLMAASLDRTGVSAVARRLRRLLPSLWVLAAFFVPAMLLTGLPFTPKVLLWLFPITDPPANHWGALALSPIWYLRDYLWFVLASPLVLGLFRRAPLPTLLAPYVLLLVIELGVYPDAPAVLREFGLYFGAWLLGFAHHDGLLRRLRNRVLVPTALALGAAGLAWIFTHPGPRGYDLNDIHVGNALWSAAFILVAIGRAPTGAAWVDRLPVLSRAVTVLNRRALTVYLWHMSFVVALTPLVGLVGWTPRDPLGLAIRVVLVFALVGLVTLLVGWVEDLAARRTPELVPGRRRRTLAERAAAAPASPAPAGAVAELAAAPASRASAGAEAELAAAGAAGSAAPPHVPAPRRARAARGA encoded by the coding sequence ATGCGAAACCGATACCTGGACCTGCTCCGCTTCCTGGCCATCGTGCGGGTAGTCATCTACCACGTCGTCGGATCGGCGGCCCTGACCCTGGTCTTCCCGGCGATGTCGGTGATGTTCGCCCTCGCCGGCTCGCTGATGGCCGCCTCCCTGGACCGGACCGGCGTCTCGGCTGTGGCGCGCCGGTTGCGTCGCCTGCTGCCGTCGCTGTGGGTGCTCGCCGCGTTCTTCGTGCCGGCCATGCTGCTCACCGGGCTGCCGTTCACCCCGAAGGTGCTGCTGTGGCTCTTCCCGATCACTGACCCGCCGGCCAACCACTGGGGTGCCCTGGCCCTGAGCCCCATCTGGTACCTGCGGGACTACCTGTGGTTCGTGCTGGCCTCGCCGCTCGTGCTGGGGCTGTTCCGGCGGGCGCCGCTGCCCACCCTCCTCGCCCCGTACGTGCTGCTCCTGGTGATCGAGTTGGGCGTCTACCCGGACGCGCCGGCCGTGCTGCGCGAGTTCGGCCTGTACTTCGGCGCCTGGCTGCTCGGCTTCGCCCACCACGACGGCCTGCTCCGCCGGCTCCGCAACCGGGTGCTGGTGCCCACCGCGCTCGCCCTCGGCGCCGCCGGGCTGGCCTGGATCTTCACCCACCCCGGCCCGCGCGGCTACGACCTCAACGACATCCACGTCGGTAACGCCCTCTGGTCGGCCGCGTTCATCCTGGTGGCGATCGGCCGGGCCCCGACCGGGGCGGCCTGGGTCGACCGCCTCCCGGTGCTGAGCCGGGCGGTCACCGTGCTGAACCGGCGCGCGCTGACCGTCTACCTGTGGCACATGTCGTTCGTGGTGGCGCTCACCCCGCTGGTCGGTCTGGTCGGCTGGACTCCGCGGGACCCGCTCGGCCTGGCGATCCGGGTGGTGCTGGTGTTCGCCCTGGTCGGCCTGGTCACGCTGCTGGTCGGCTGGGTCGAGGACCTGGCGGCCCGGCGTACGCCGGAGCTGGTCCCCGGCCGGCGCCGGCGGACCCTGGCCGAGCGGGCCGCGGCCGCCCCGGCCAGCCCCGCGCCCGCCGGCGCGGTGGCCGAGTTGGCGGCGGCCCCGGCCAGCCGCGCGTCCGCCGGCGCGGAGGCCGAGCTGGCGGCGGCCGGGGCGGCCGGCTCCGCCGCCCCGCCGCACGTCCCCGCACCCCGACGCGCCCGCGCCGCCCGAGGGGCCTGA
- a CDS encoding cytidine deaminase: MPESPTVPAARPTPTDPAELSAEDAKLVVLARGARGRVGAVEGAAVRDQDGRTYAAASVALPSLTLTALQLAVASAVAAGASRLEAAVVVTEASTLDGAGHAAVRDLAADAPIHVAAPDGTILGTVVA, encoded by the coding sequence CCACCGTGCCGGCCGCCCGGCCCACCCCGACCGACCCCGCCGAGCTGAGCGCCGAGGATGCCAAGCTGGTCGTCCTGGCCCGGGGCGCGCGTGGTCGGGTCGGTGCCGTGGAGGGTGCCGCGGTCCGCGACCAGGACGGCCGGACGTACGCGGCGGCCAGCGTCGCGCTGCCGTCGCTGACCCTGACCGCGCTGCAGCTGGCGGTCGCCTCGGCGGTGGCCGCCGGGGCCAGCCGGCTGGAGGCCGCCGTGGTGGTGACCGAGGCCTCGACGCTGGACGGCGCCGGGCACGCCGCGGTCCGGGACCTTGCCGCCGACGCGCCGATCCACGTGGCCGCCCCGGACGGCACCATCCTCGGCACGGTGGTCGCGTGA
- a CDS encoding sensor histidine kinase: protein MSAVLDVRIRWRKAATALAGTALFAFGLAELYVPLAGYVEGEGPDLAALPAGWLAVLTVLLVGYGLAVAGCTSYPRTAAILAGACFTAQSFTPVLPEWPVVPLVALLAAAFGCVAVGGRAAPTVAAVAYFVSLGIENAMAGDSDWVFILFVGLAVLGPGYAVRMRRAQGARLVALAAEREAAARTDERLRVARELHDIVSHGVSVMVLQAGAAQAVLDSDAGQAHASLDAVQDVGREVVTELRRLLVILRGTEAAPEGLPSLRRIDPLTAGVRLAGGQVDVTVTGDLAAVPAAADVSGYRILQESLTNAARHAPGATVRVSIEVTGDALRLHVVDDGTGSARRSAGTGHGLTGIRERVELFGGTVSAGPRAQGGFEVRVELPFDADASAAGLIPTGVTG, encoded by the coding sequence ATGTCAGCCGTCCTCGACGTCCGGATCCGGTGGCGCAAGGCGGCCACCGCGCTCGCCGGTACCGCGCTGTTCGCGTTCGGCCTGGCCGAGCTGTACGTCCCGCTGGCCGGCTACGTCGAGGGGGAGGGGCCGGACCTCGCCGCGCTTCCCGCCGGCTGGCTCGCCGTGCTCACCGTGCTGCTGGTGGGCTACGGCCTGGCGGTGGCCGGCTGCACGTCGTACCCCCGGACGGCCGCGATCCTGGCCGGCGCCTGCTTCACCGCGCAGAGCTTCACGCCCGTGCTGCCGGAGTGGCCGGTCGTGCCGCTCGTGGCGCTGCTCGCCGCCGCCTTCGGCTGTGTCGCCGTGGGCGGCCGGGCCGCGCCGACCGTCGCCGCGGTCGCCTACTTCGTTTCGCTCGGGATCGAGAACGCGATGGCGGGCGACTCCGACTGGGTGTTCATCCTGTTCGTCGGGCTCGCCGTGCTGGGCCCCGGCTACGCCGTGCGGATGCGGCGGGCGCAGGGGGCCCGGCTGGTCGCCCTGGCTGCCGAGCGGGAGGCGGCCGCCCGGACGGACGAGCGGCTGCGGGTGGCCCGGGAACTGCACGACATCGTCTCGCACGGGGTGTCGGTCATGGTGCTGCAGGCGGGAGCGGCGCAGGCCGTGCTCGACTCGGACGCGGGTCAGGCCCACGCGTCACTCGACGCGGTGCAGGACGTCGGACGCGAGGTGGTCACCGAGCTGCGCCGGCTCCTCGTCATCCTCCGCGGCACCGAGGCGGCTCCGGAGGGGTTGCCGTCGCTGCGGCGGATCGACCCGCTGACCGCCGGCGTACGCCTCGCGGGCGGGCAGGTCGACGTGACCGTGACGGGTGACCTCGCCGCGGTCCCCGCCGCCGCCGACGTCAGCGGCTACCGGATCCTCCAGGAGTCGCTGACCAATGCTGCCCGGCATGCGCCGGGCGCGACGGTCCGCGTCTCGATCGAGGTGACCGGCGACGCCCTCCGGCTGCACGTCGTCGATGACGGCACGGGCTCGGCTCGGCGGAGCGCCGGCACCGGGCACGGCCTGACAGGTATCCGGGAGCGGGTGGAGCTGTTCGGCGGCACGGTCAGCGCGGGCCCGCGGGCGCAGGGCGGCTTCGAGGTACGGGTGGAGTTGCCCTTCGACGCCGACGCGTCCGCCGCCGGGCTCATCCCGACGGGGGTAACCGGATGA
- the era gene encoding GTPase Era, whose translation MTDVRDPEEPRPYRAGFACFVGRPNAGKSTLTNAIVGTKIAITSNKPQTTRHVIRAVLHRPDSQLVLVDTPGLHRPRTLLGERLNDLVRETWSEVDVIGLCIPANEPIGRGDRFITGELASLKATVLAVVTKTDLVDKKRLAEQLLAVSELADFADVVPVSAVSGHQIDTLVDVMTGYLPESPQLYPDDMLTDDPEQVLVAELIREAALEGVRDELPHSIAVVVEEMIPEGNLTRIYADVYVERPSQKAIMIGHRGSRMKEVGTTARRQIEELLGTRIYLDLHVRVAKDWQRDPKQLRKLGF comes from the coding sequence GTGACCGACGTACGGGATCCCGAGGAGCCGCGTCCGTACCGGGCCGGTTTCGCCTGTTTCGTCGGGCGGCCCAACGCCGGCAAGTCGACGCTGACCAACGCGATCGTCGGCACCAAGATCGCGATCACCTCGAACAAGCCGCAGACCACCCGGCACGTCATCCGTGCCGTGCTGCACCGGCCGGACTCGCAGCTCGTCCTGGTCGACACCCCGGGCCTGCACCGTCCCCGTACGCTGCTCGGCGAGCGGCTGAACGACCTGGTCCGGGAGACCTGGAGCGAGGTCGACGTGATCGGCCTCTGCATCCCGGCGAACGAGCCGATCGGCCGGGGCGACCGGTTCATCACCGGCGAGCTCGCCAGCCTGAAGGCGACCGTGCTGGCCGTGGTCACGAAGACCGACCTGGTGGACAAGAAGCGGCTGGCCGAGCAGCTCCTCGCGGTGAGCGAGCTGGCCGACTTCGCCGACGTGGTGCCGGTGAGCGCGGTCTCCGGGCACCAGATCGACACGCTGGTCGACGTGATGACCGGCTACCTGCCGGAGTCGCCACAGCTCTACCCGGACGACATGCTCACCGACGACCCGGAGCAGGTGCTGGTCGCCGAGCTGATCCGGGAGGCGGCCCTCGAGGGCGTCCGGGACGAGCTGCCGCACTCCATCGCCGTGGTGGTGGAGGAGATGATCCCGGAGGGCAACCTCACCAGGATCTACGCCGACGTGTACGTGGAGCGACCGAGCCAGAAGGCGATCATGATCGGTCACCGGGGCAGCCGGATGAAGGAAGTCGGCACCACCGCGCGCCGGCAGATCGAGGAGCTGCTCGGCACCCGGATCTATCTCGACCTGCACGTCCGCGTCGCCAAGGACTGGCAGCGCGACCCGAAGCAGCTGCGCAAGCTCGGCTTCTGA
- a CDS encoding MTH1187 family thiamine-binding protein, whose translation MLIAFSITPLGVGESVGDLVADAVRVVRESGLPNRTDAMFTTVEGEWDEVMAVVKRAVDTVAARAPRVSLVLKADVRPGVTDAMTEKVARVEARLAEAPGPTATMPPNQE comes from the coding sequence ATGCTGATCGCATTCTCGATCACCCCGCTCGGCGTGGGTGAGTCCGTGGGCGACCTGGTCGCCGACGCCGTCCGGGTGGTCCGCGAGTCCGGCCTGCCCAACCGGACCGACGCCATGTTCACCACCGTCGAGGGCGAATGGGACGAGGTGATGGCGGTGGTGAAGCGAGCGGTCGACACCGTCGCCGCCCGGGCACCCCGGGTCAGCCTGGTACTCAAGGCCGACGTGCGCCCCGGGGTCACCGACGCGATGACCGAGAAGGTCGCCCGCGTCGAGGCCCGGCTGGCCGAGGCCCCGGGACCGACCGCCACCATGCCACCCAACCAGGAGTGA
- a CDS encoding DUF4097 family beta strand repeat-containing protein produces the protein MAQHRTTVAATAAAALILLSGCDTLSFRELDYDNTEAVKITRITIRPGSGDVTVRGSGSAAEVRIKRMFRYQGGQPDTRYRINGDELVLDTSCGDRCSVSWDVTAPEGVTVRGENRSGDIMLSQVGTVDVKLSSGNISVTGARGEVRAETSSGDIAVVDAAGAVRLRATSGRVEARRLAAGVDAEASSGDVTVELEQPASARVHAGSGDVQLAVPDGRYRVRSSTGSGQATVQVTDDPTAPLLLDAHTGSGDITISQR, from the coding sequence ATGGCTCAGCACCGAACCACCGTCGCCGCCACCGCCGCAGCCGCCCTGATTCTCCTGTCCGGGTGTGACACCCTGTCGTTCCGCGAGCTGGACTACGACAACACCGAGGCGGTGAAGATCACCCGGATCACCATCCGGCCGGGCTCGGGCGACGTGACCGTACGCGGCTCCGGGTCCGCCGCCGAGGTACGGATCAAGCGGATGTTCCGCTACCAGGGCGGGCAGCCCGACACCCGGTACCGGATCAACGGCGACGAACTGGTGCTGGACACCAGCTGCGGCGACCGCTGCAGCGTCTCCTGGGACGTGACCGCCCCGGAGGGCGTGACGGTACGCGGCGAGAACCGCTCCGGGGACATCATGCTGAGCCAGGTCGGCACCGTGGACGTCAAGCTGAGCTCCGGCAACATCAGCGTGACCGGGGCGCGCGGCGAGGTCCGCGCCGAGACCAGCTCCGGGGACATCGCCGTGGTCGACGCGGCCGGCGCGGTCCGGCTGCGAGCCACCTCCGGCCGGGTCGAGGCGCGGCGGCTGGCCGCCGGCGTGGACGCGGAAGCCTCCTCGGGCGACGTGACCGTCGAGCTGGAGCAGCCGGCCTCGGCCCGGGTGCACGCCGGCAGCGGTGACGTGCAGCTGGCCGTGCCGGACGGCCGCTACCGGGTGCGGAGCAGCACCGGCTCGGGGCAGGCCACTGTGCAGGTGACCGACGACCCGACCGCCCCCCTGCTGCTGGACGCCCACACCGGCAGCGGCGACATCACGATCAGCCAACGCTGA
- a CDS encoding isoprenyl transferase: MRAARREPAPPTPHPSGARPPALPAEALPKHVAIVMDGNGRWAKERGLPRTRGHEQGEYSLFDTIEGAIELGIPYLSAYAFSTENWRRSPDEVRFLMGFNRDVIRRRRDQLVDLGVRVVWSGRAGRLWKSVISELQTAEEMSRGNSTLTLQFCVNYGGQAEIADAAAAIAHDVAAGKLDPGKVNEKTVARYLYHPEVPEVDLFLRPSGEQRTSNFLLWQSAYAELVFLDTLWPDFDRRHLWYACELYAKRDRRFGGALPNPVAPTA; this comes from the coding sequence ATGAGGGCCGCCCGGCGGGAGCCGGCGCCACCGACCCCGCACCCGTCCGGTGCCCGGCCGCCGGCACTGCCGGCCGAAGCCCTGCCGAAGCACGTCGCCATCGTCATGGACGGCAACGGCCGCTGGGCCAAGGAGCGCGGGCTGCCTCGGACCAGGGGGCACGAGCAGGGCGAGTACAGCCTCTTCGACACCATCGAGGGCGCGATCGAGCTGGGCATCCCCTACCTGTCGGCGTACGCCTTCTCGACGGAGAACTGGCGGCGCTCGCCCGACGAGGTCCGCTTCCTGATGGGCTTCAACCGGGACGTCATCCGCCGCCGCCGCGATCAGCTCGTCGACCTGGGCGTCCGGGTGGTCTGGTCCGGCCGGGCCGGGCGACTGTGGAAGAGCGTGATCTCCGAGCTGCAGACCGCCGAGGAGATGTCCCGGGGCAACTCGACGCTGACCCTGCAGTTCTGCGTCAACTACGGCGGCCAGGCGGAGATCGCCGACGCCGCCGCCGCGATCGCCCACGACGTGGCGGCCGGGAAGCTCGACCCGGGCAAGGTCAACGAGAAGACCGTCGCGAGGTACCTCTACCACCCGGAGGTCCCCGAGGTGGACCTCTTCCTCCGCCCCTCCGGCGAGCAGCGCACCTCCAACTTCCTGCTCTGGCAGAGCGCGTACGCCGAGCTGGTCTTCCTCGACACGCTCTGGCCGGACTTCGACCGCCGCCACCTCTGGTACGCCTGCGAGCTCTACGCCAAGCGGGACCGCCGCTTCGGCGGGGCGCTGCCCAACCCGGTGGCCCCGACGGCGTAG